In Flammeovirgaceae bacterium 311, one DNA window encodes the following:
- a CDS encoding cmp/dcmp deaminase zinc-binding protein (COG2131 Deoxycytidylate deaminase): MSRPAFDDIFMELAVNLAKRSHCVKRHVGAVLAKDTRIISIGYNGPPAGTHNCDEEWPETGCARDRKGSCTLALHAEQNAIIYAVKNSANVEDATLYVTLAPCLACARIIYSTGISKVVYLHSYAEYKGIELEEGVDFLQRFGVQVERYQGNLSNVTHMI; this comes from the coding sequence ATGAGCCGTCCTGCTTTCGACGATATATTTATGGAGCTGGCTGTAAATCTGGCCAAGCGATCCCATTGTGTAAAGCGGCATGTGGGGGCAGTGCTGGCAAAAGATACCCGCATTATCTCCATCGGGTACAATGGCCCACCGGCGGGCACCCATAACTGCGATGAAGAATGGCCCGAGACCGGCTGTGCCCGCGACAGAAAGGGGAGCTGCACGCTGGCCCTCCATGCAGAACAAAATGCCATTATCTATGCCGTAAAGAATAGTGCCAATGTAGAGGATGCAACCCTCTACGTTACCCTGGCGCCCTGCCTGGCCTGTGCCCGTATCATTTACAGCACCGGCATCAGTAAGGTGGTATACCTGCATTCTTATGCCGAGTACAAAGGGATTGAATTAGAAGAAGGCGTAGACTTTTTGCAGCGCTTTGGGGTACAGGTTGAACGCTACCAGGGCAATCTTAGCAACGTCACTCATATGATTTAG